A genomic window from Aquabacterium sp. OR-4 includes:
- a CDS encoding NAD-dependent epimerase/dehydratase family protein produces MTPRRIVITGGSGFVGRALCERLAEAWPGCRLVVPTRHLPHARAVQCLPNVELLRCDLNQPAQLAAALQGADALVHLVAVLHGDAARFDRVHVALPRTLAAAVRAAGVRRVVHVSALGVAADAPSNYLRSKAAGEAVWRQAEQVGDTDVRILRPSVIFGEDDRFTNLFAGLLKLFPLLPLAGTGARFQPVWVGDVAQAIVALVGRDDLAGATLEAAGPEVLSLGQIIARVGAMSGHARPLLPLPEWAGMLQAAGMALLPGEPPMSRDNLLSMRVPNVASGTLPGLAALGIAPQPLARLATHFAPARPAYQKF; encoded by the coding sequence ATGACCCCGCGCCGCATCGTCATCACCGGAGGCTCGGGCTTCGTCGGCCGCGCGCTGTGCGAGCGCCTGGCCGAAGCCTGGCCCGGCTGCCGCCTGGTGGTGCCCACGCGCCACCTGCCCCATGCGCGTGCCGTGCAGTGCCTGCCCAATGTCGAGCTGCTGCGCTGCGATCTGAACCAGCCTGCCCAGCTGGCCGCCGCGCTGCAGGGTGCCGATGCCCTGGTGCACCTGGTGGCCGTGCTGCATGGCGATGCCGCGCGTTTTGACCGCGTGCACGTGGCGCTGCCACGCACCCTGGCCGCCGCGGTGCGCGCCGCCGGCGTGCGCCGCGTGGTGCATGTCAGCGCACTGGGCGTGGCGGCCGACGCGCCCTCGAACTACCTGCGCAGCAAGGCCGCCGGCGAGGCCGTGTGGCGCCAGGCCGAGCAGGTGGGCGACACCGATGTGCGCATCCTGCGGCCCAGCGTGATCTTCGGCGAGGACGACCGCTTCACCAACCTGTTTGCCGGCCTGCTGAAGCTGTTTCCGCTGCTGCCGCTGGCCGGCACCGGCGCGCGCTTCCAGCCGGTGTGGGTGGGCGATGTGGCCCAGGCCATCGTCGCGCTGGTCGGCCGCGACGACCTGGCCGGCGCCACGCTGGAGGCCGCCGGCCCCGAGGTGCTGAGCCTGGGCCAGATCATCGCGCGCGTGGGTGCCATGAGCGGCCACGCCCGCCCGCTGCTGCCGCTGCCTGAATGGGCCGGCATGCTGCAGGCCGCCGGCATGGCCCTGCTGCCCGGCGAGCCGCCGATGAGCCGCGACAACCTGCTGAGCATGCGTGTGCCCAATGTGGCCAGCGGCACGCTGCCGGGCCTGGCCGCGCTGGGCATCGCGCCACAGCCGCTGGCGCGCCTGGCCACGCACTTCGCGCCGGCCCGGCCGGCCTATCAAAAGTTCTGA
- a CDS encoding multifunctional CCA addition/repair protein — protein sequence MKVYIVGGAVRDALLGLPVQDRDWVVVGSTPEAMLRAGYKPVGADFPVFLHPETAEEYALARTERKAGRGYHGFAFHAAPDVTLEDDLARRDLTINAIAQDPDTGALTDPYGGQADLAARVLRHVSPAFVEDPVRLLRVARFAARYADFTLAPETLALLRQMVAAGEVDHLVPERVWQELSRGLMAAQPGRMIELLRSTGALAVLLPELDALWGVPQPPTHHPEVDTGVHQLLVLAAAAALQAPLSVRWACLMHDLGKATTPRNEWPRHIGHEQRSVGLARQVAERWKLPGDCRELAELVAREHGNIHRSAEFGPEAVMRLIDRCDGLRRPQRFAEALLACECDARGRTGFEDRPYPQRARLQAALDAALAADVQSASAAAVAAGLKGPQIGERVRAVRVAAVAQALAGAPAPTPANPPASPAG from the coding sequence GTGAAGGTCTACATCGTGGGCGGCGCGGTGCGCGACGCGCTGCTGGGCCTGCCGGTGCAAGACCGCGACTGGGTGGTGGTGGGCAGCACGCCCGAGGCCATGCTGCGTGCCGGCTACAAGCCGGTGGGCGCCGACTTTCCGGTCTTTCTGCACCCCGAGACGGCCGAGGAATACGCGCTGGCCCGCACCGAGCGCAAGGCCGGCCGCGGCTACCACGGCTTTGCCTTCCACGCCGCGCCCGACGTCACGCTGGAAGACGACCTGGCGCGCCGCGACCTGACCATCAACGCCATCGCCCAGGACCCCGACACCGGCGCACTGACCGATCCCTACGGCGGCCAGGCCGATCTGGCGGCGCGCGTGCTGCGCCATGTGTCGCCGGCCTTTGTCGAAGACCCGGTGCGCCTGCTGCGCGTGGCGCGTTTTGCCGCGCGGTATGCCGATTTCACGCTGGCCCCCGAAACCCTGGCCCTGCTGCGCCAGATGGTGGCCGCGGGCGAAGTCGACCACCTGGTGCCCGAGCGCGTGTGGCAGGAGCTGTCGCGCGGGCTGATGGCCGCGCAGCCCGGCCGCATGATCGAGCTGCTGCGCAGCACCGGTGCGCTGGCCGTGCTGCTGCCCGAGCTGGACGCGCTGTGGGGCGTGCCGCAGCCGCCCACCCACCACCCCGAGGTGGACACCGGCGTGCACCAGCTGCTGGTGCTGGCCGCCGCCGCGGCGCTGCAGGCACCGCTCAGCGTGCGCTGGGCCTGCCTGATGCACGACCTGGGCAAGGCCACCACGCCGCGCAACGAATGGCCGCGCCACATCGGGCACGAGCAGCGCAGCGTGGGCCTGGCCCGCCAGGTGGCCGAGCGCTGGAAGCTGCCCGGCGATTGCCGCGAGCTGGCCGAGCTGGTGGCGCGCGAGCACGGCAACATCCACCGCAGCGCCGAGTTCGGGCCCGAGGCCGTGATGCGCCTGATCGACCGCTGCGACGGCCTGCGCCGGCCGCAGCGCTTTGCCGAAGCGCTGCTGGCCTGCGAATGCGATGCACGCGGCCGCACCGGCTTTGAAGACCGGCCCTACCCGCAGCGCGCGCGCCTGCAGGCCGCGCTGGATGCCGCGCTGGCCGCCGACGTGCAGTCCGCCAGTGCCGCCGCCGTGGCCGCCGGCCTGAAGGGCCCGCAGATCGGCGAGCGGGTGCGGGCGGTTCGGGTGGCGGCGGTGGCGCAGGCGCTGGCCGGCGCGCCGGCGCCTACACCAGCAAACCCACCAGCATCGCCAGCAGGCTGA
- a CDS encoding dihydroneopterin aldolase: MQSLLSNPSLMGCRRLFLRDYEVWINIGVHDFEKKGEQRVVINVDLYVPLAQSTPHNDRLDEVVDYDFIRRTIAARVSQGHIHLQETLADDVLRAMLAHPKVRAARVATEKPDVYPDCDAVGCEVFGMKEAA, from the coding sequence ATGCAAAGCCTGCTCAGCAACCCCAGCCTGATGGGCTGCCGGCGCCTCTTTCTGCGCGATTACGAGGTGTGGATCAACATCGGCGTGCACGACTTCGAAAAGAAGGGCGAGCAGCGCGTGGTGATCAATGTCGACCTGTACGTGCCGCTGGCCCAGAGCACGCCGCACAACGACCGCCTGGACGAGGTGGTGGACTACGACTTCATCCGCCGCACCATCGCCGCGCGCGTGTCGCAGGGCCACATCCACCTGCAGGAAACCCTGGCCGACGACGTGCTGCGCGCGATGCTGGCCCACCCCAAGGTGCGCGCCGCCCGCGTGGCCACCGAGAAGCCCGACGTGTACCCCGACTGCGACGCCGTGGGTTGCGAGGTGTTCGGCATGAAGGAGGCCGCGTGA
- a CDS encoding TfoX/Sxy family protein — MFGGHGLFIEALMVALIIDQRLYLKADALSQAAFAAAGGQPFGYATRTGRRVLTSYWSAPDAAMDSPAAMQPWARLALASALRAAASKPPPRAAKTRAAAAQATAAAAAPSAAAAPAAPRRRATGTPRR; from the coding sequence ATGTTTGGCGGCCACGGCCTGTTCATCGAGGCGCTGATGGTCGCGCTGATCATCGACCAGCGCCTGTACCTGAAGGCCGACGCCCTGAGCCAGGCGGCGTTCGCGGCCGCCGGCGGCCAGCCCTTCGGCTATGCCACCCGCACCGGCCGCCGCGTGCTCACCAGTTACTGGAGCGCGCCCGACGCGGCCATGGACTCGCCCGCGGCCATGCAGCCCTGGGCGCGGCTGGCCCTGGCCTCGGCGCTGCGCGCCGCGGCCAGCAAACCACCTCCCAGGGCGGCAAAGACCCGCGCCGCCGCGGCCCAGGCCACCGCCGCCGCGGCCGCACCCAGCGCCGCTGCCGCACCGGCGGCGCCGCGCCGCCGCGCCACGGGCACGCCCAGGCGCTGA
- a CDS encoding glutathione S-transferase family protein yields the protein MKLYIGNKNYSSWSMRPWVLMREKGIAFDEVMLRFDSFSADSRFKKAITAVSPAGRVPALVDDDGLLVWDTLAIAEYLAERCADKALWPAERSARARARSLCAEMHSGFAALRGAFPMNIEAHLPEVGAQQLADKPAAAADLARIVTLWTEALAASGGPFLFGGYSVADAYFAPVVSRMRTYALPLPPVVAGYADRLWATAGVQAWVAEALLEADFVPEDEPYRTQR from the coding sequence ATGAAGCTGTACATCGGCAACAAGAACTACTCGTCCTGGTCCATGCGCCCCTGGGTGCTGATGCGCGAGAAGGGCATCGCCTTCGACGAGGTGATGCTGCGCTTCGACAGCTTCAGCGCCGACTCGCGCTTCAAGAAGGCCATCACCGCCGTCTCGCCCGCCGGGCGCGTGCCGGCCCTGGTGGACGACGACGGCCTGCTGGTCTGGGACACCCTGGCCATTGCCGAATACCTGGCCGAGCGCTGTGCCGACAAGGCGCTGTGGCCGGCCGAACGCAGCGCGCGCGCCCGCGCCCGCAGCCTGTGCGCCGAGATGCACAGCGGCTTTGCCGCCCTGCGCGGCGCGTTTCCGATGAACATCGAGGCCCACCTGCCCGAGGTGGGCGCACAGCAGCTGGCCGACAAGCCGGCCGCGGCGGCCGACCTGGCGCGCATCGTCACGCTGTGGACCGAGGCGCTGGCCGCCAGCGGCGGGCCGTTCCTGTTTGGCGGCTACTCGGTGGCCGACGCCTACTTTGCGCCGGTGGTCTCGCGCATGCGCACCTATGCGCTGCCGCTGCCGCCGGTGGTGGCGGGCTATGCCGATCGCCTGTGGGCCACGGCCGGCGTGCAGGCCTGGGTGGCCGAGGCGCTGCTCGAGGCCGATTTCGTGCCCGAGGACGAGCCCTACCGCACACAGCGCTGA
- a CDS encoding OmpW/AlkL family protein, producing MTAIRSLIAIAAAAAAVSALPVQAQDTGNFIVRARAVYLDSANKDSTDLDAKLQINNKTIPELDISYFFTPNLAAELILTYPQKQKLTALDEDGARAQIGTFKHLPPTLTVQYHFTGLGGFRPYLGAGVNYTNISAVKILNGAVGLKHNSWGLAAQVGADVPLGGGWLLNVDVKKVQIGTTVYVGGVDHGKFKVDPLLVGVGVGKRF from the coding sequence ATGACCGCCATTCGCTCCCTGATCGCCATCGCCGCCGCCGCCGCCGCCGTGAGCGCCCTGCCCGTGCAGGCGCAGGACACCGGCAACTTCATCGTGCGCGCCCGTGCCGTCTACCTGGACTCGGCCAACAAGGACAGCACCGATCTGGACGCCAAGCTGCAGATCAACAACAAGACCATTCCCGAACTCGACATCAGCTACTTCTTCACGCCCAACCTGGCGGCCGAGCTGATCCTGACCTACCCGCAAAAGCAGAAGCTCACCGCGCTGGACGAAGACGGCGCGCGCGCCCAGATCGGCACCTTCAAGCACCTGCCGCCGACGCTGACCGTGCAGTACCACTTCACCGGCCTGGGCGGCTTCCGTCCCTACCTGGGCGCAGGCGTGAACTACACCAACATCTCGGCCGTGAAGATCCTCAATGGCGCGGTGGGCCTGAAGCACAACAGCTGGGGCCTGGCCGCCCAGGTGGGCGCCGACGTGCCGCTGGGCGGTGGCTGGCTGCTGAACGTGGACGTGAAGAAGGTGCAGATCGGCACCACCGTCTACGTGGGCGGCGTCGACCACGGCAAGTTCAAGGTCGACCCGCTGCTGGTCGGCGTGGGCGTGGGCAAGCGCTTCTGA
- a CDS encoding DUF2905 domain-containing protein: MRWLIVFVLASLVFSGLKGWLQKIGLGRLPGDITLRWRGRELFLPFASSLVFSLLAMLVGLLV, encoded by the coding sequence ATGCGCTGGCTGATCGTCTTCGTGCTGGCCTCGCTGGTCTTCAGCGGCCTGAAGGGCTGGCTGCAGAAGATCGGCCTGGGCCGCCTGCCGGGCGACATCACGCTGCGCTGGCGCGGCCGCGAGCTGTTTCTGCCCTTTGCCAGCAGCCTGGTGTTCAGCCTGCTGGCGATGCTGGTGGGTTTGCTGGTGTAG
- a CDS encoding SDR family oxidoreductase, which produces MSTPSSPSASRSQHPVNRPASRQVVLVTGAARRIGRQIALELAAAGWDLALHCHRSFAEAEATAAEVAAHGVRAEVFSADLADPQACETLVPAVLLRLGRLDAVVNNASLFEYDDPASFSPGLLDRAMRANTAPAVLLSRALHEHLLQRRAAGDASATGCVVNLLDQKLANPNPDYFSYTLSKAALQAATVMLAQACAPVLRVNAVSPGVTLLSGPMTQAEFAAAHRMTPLARSSTPDDVARAVRYLLEAPATTGHNLLVDGGQHLWGQPRDVLFLAQQQQAASSS; this is translated from the coding sequence ATGAGCACGCCCTCCTCGCCTTCCGCCTCTCGAAGCCAGCACCCGGTCAACCGCCCGGCGAGTCGCCAGGTGGTGCTGGTCACCGGCGCCGCACGCCGCATCGGCCGCCAGATTGCGCTCGAGCTGGCCGCCGCCGGCTGGGATCTGGCGCTGCACTGCCACCGCTCGTTCGCCGAGGCCGAGGCCACCGCCGCCGAGGTGGCCGCCCACGGCGTGCGCGCCGAGGTGTTCAGCGCCGACCTGGCCGACCCGCAGGCCTGCGAAACCCTGGTGCCCGCCGTGCTGCTGCGCCTGGGCCGGCTGGACGCGGTGGTGAACAACGCCTCGCTGTTCGAGTACGACGACCCCGCCAGCTTCAGCCCCGGCCTGCTCGATCGCGCGATGCGCGCCAACACCGCGCCGGCCGTGCTGCTGAGCCGCGCGCTGCACGAGCACCTGCTGCAGCGCCGCGCCGCGGGCGACGCCAGCGCCACCGGCTGCGTGGTGAACCTGCTCGACCAGAAGCTGGCCAACCCCAACCCCGACTACTTCAGCTACACACTCAGCAAGGCCGCCTTGCAGGCCGCCACGGTGATGCTGGCCCAGGCCTGCGCGCCGGTGCTGCGGGTGAACGCGGTGTCGCCCGGTGTCACGCTGCTGTCGGGGCCGATGACGCAGGCCGAATTTGCCGCCGCCCACCGCATGACGCCGCTGGCGCGCTCGTCCACCCCCGACGACGTTGCCCGCGCGGTGCGCTACCTGCTCGAAGCCCCGGCCACCACCGGCCACAACCTGCTGGTCGATGGTGGCCAGCACCTGTGGGGCCAGCCGCGCGACGTGCTGTTTCTCGCGCAACAACAACAAGCCGCATCCTCTTCCTGA
- a CDS encoding 5-formyltetrahydrofolate cyclo-ligase: protein MSSERRFRFDQPSRDKPTLRKQLQAERQAMVDRHQRSVHLQEVMQVWLLDRPEVAIGAYWPIKGEFDALPALYRWSEVSGERMLGLPVMDRQTKQLRFHAWFPGCPMEEDAYGIPKPKDTVQFQPQLLIIPLVGFGPGGNRLGYGGGFYDRTLAALQPRPVTVGLGFAHGYIPWLEMEPHDVPLDAILTEDGVAWEA from the coding sequence ATGAGCTCCGAACGCCGTTTCCGATTCGACCAGCCCTCGCGCGACAAGCCCACGCTGCGCAAGCAGCTGCAGGCCGAGCGCCAGGCCATGGTGGACCGCCACCAGCGCAGCGTGCACCTGCAGGAGGTGATGCAGGTGTGGCTGCTTGACCGGCCCGAGGTGGCCATCGGCGCCTACTGGCCGATCAAGGGTGAGTTCGATGCGCTGCCGGCGCTGTACCGCTGGAGCGAGGTGAGCGGCGAGCGCATGCTGGGCCTGCCGGTGATGGACCGCCAGACCAAGCAGCTGCGCTTTCACGCCTGGTTTCCGGGCTGCCCGATGGAAGAAGACGCCTACGGCATTCCCAAGCCCAAGGACACGGTGCAGTTCCAGCCGCAGCTGCTGATCATTCCGCTGGTGGGTTTCGGCCCCGGCGGCAACCGCCTGGGCTACGGCGGCGGCTTCTACGACCGCACGCTGGCCGCGCTGCAGCCCCGGCCGGTGACCGTGGGCCTGGGCTTTGCGCATGGCTACATCCCCTGGCTCGAGATGGAGCCGCACGACGTGCCGCTGGACGCCATCCTTACCGAAGACGGCGTGGCCTGGGAGGCGTAG
- a CDS encoding lytic transglycosylase domain-containing protein — MTCLPFPRPRLRAPLALRRAMLPALAAALALALPAAAQTTPDPTDATVLEARDAARKGERKADRSRLAAARAVLSAANHPLLSWVEYWDLGSRLGEATVDEVEAFYARWPGSYVEDRLRNDWLLELGRRRDFANLARDFPRFRMNDDREVTCWWLLTEHLAGRDVRDAARSAWFAQREADDGCNMLATAMVDAKRFSEHDVWLKARYAVEGQRPGAARAAVGLLGNAQAREVAEALDNPARFLRRSASPRRLPQELRLLALMRLAATDHEAAAQLLGDEGLTPAQAAWGWSYTARQAAFKLAPEAVDHAQRAVNLLDRQVKGEAARQPGWTDETLGWNVRAALRSRQDARWPLMLRLIDSMSPAGQKDPAWQYWRARALAATAREGAEGEAQRAESQRLLDGLSPDPHFYGQLSAEALGRPAALPPRPAAITPAEREAARSHPGLQRALLLVNLGLRDEARREWNFSLRGMDDRALNAAARLACDAADWQLCINTAERTRSEVDIALRYPTPWAEQIRSAAAATGLDAPYVFGLIRQETRFMPQLKSHVGASGLMQVMPATARWVAKKIGMDWSRPELITEPLTNLKLGTSYLKLVLDDLGGSQAMAAAAYNAGPGRPRRWREGGTLDAAAWTESIPFNETRDYVKRVTSAAAVYDSLQGGKPPALRSRLGQTIGPRESGANPANTELP, encoded by the coding sequence ATGACCTGCCTGCCCTTCCCGCGCCCCCGCCTGCGCGCGCCACTTGCCTTGCGCCGCGCCATGCTGCCGGCGCTGGCCGCCGCCCTGGCCCTGGCCCTGCCCGCCGCGGCCCAGACCACCCCCGACCCGACCGACGCCACCGTGCTGGAGGCCCGCGACGCCGCGCGCAAGGGCGAGCGCAAGGCCGACCGCAGCCGCCTGGCTGCGGCGCGCGCGGTGCTCAGCGCCGCCAACCACCCGCTGCTGTCCTGGGTGGAGTACTGGGACCTGGGCAGCCGCCTGGGCGAGGCCACGGTCGACGAGGTCGAGGCCTTCTACGCCCGCTGGCCCGGCAGCTATGTCGAAGACCGGCTGCGCAACGACTGGCTGCTCGAGCTGGGCCGCCGGCGCGACTTTGCCAACCTGGCACGCGACTTCCCGCGCTTTCGCATGAACGACGACCGCGAGGTCACGTGCTGGTGGCTGCTCACCGAGCACCTGGCCGGCCGCGACGTGCGCGACGCCGCCCGCAGCGCGTGGTTTGCCCAGCGCGAGGCCGACGACGGTTGCAACATGCTGGCCACCGCGATGGTCGATGCCAAGCGCTTTTCCGAGCACGATGTCTGGCTGAAGGCGCGTTACGCCGTGGAAGGCCAGCGCCCGGGCGCCGCCCGCGCCGCGGTGGGCCTGCTGGGCAATGCCCAGGCGCGCGAGGTGGCCGAGGCCCTGGACAACCCGGCGCGTTTTCTGCGCCGCAGCGCCAGCCCGCGCCGCCTGCCCCAAGAGCTGCGCCTGCTGGCGCTGATGCGCCTGGCCGCCACCGACCACGAGGCCGCCGCCCAGCTGCTGGGCGACGAGGGCCTGACACCCGCGCAGGCCGCCTGGGGCTGGAGCTACACCGCGCGCCAGGCGGCTTTCAAGCTGGCGCCCGAGGCGGTAGACCACGCCCAGCGCGCAGTGAACCTGCTCGACCGCCAGGTCAAGGGCGAGGCCGCCCGCCAGCCCGGCTGGACCGACGAGACCCTGGGCTGGAACGTGCGCGCCGCCCTGCGCAGCCGCCAGGACGCGCGCTGGCCGCTGATGCTGCGCCTGATCGACAGCATGAGCCCGGCCGGCCAGAAGGACCCCGCCTGGCAGTACTGGCGCGCCCGCGCCCTGGCCGCCACCGCCAGGGAAGGTGCCGAGGGCGAGGCCCAGCGCGCCGAAAGCCAGCGCCTGCTCGACGGCCTGAGCCCCGATCCGCACTTCTACGGCCAGTTGTCCGCCGAGGCGCTGGGCCGCCCGGCTGCGCTGCCGCCGCGCCCGGCGGCGATCACGCCGGCCGAGCGCGAGGCCGCGCGCAGCCACCCCGGCCTGCAGCGCGCGCTGCTGCTGGTCAACCTGGGCCTGCGCGACGAGGCCCGGCGCGAGTGGAACTTCTCGCTGCGCGGCATGGACGACCGCGCGCTCAACGCCGCCGCCCGCCTGGCCTGCGACGCCGCCGACTGGCAGCTGTGCATCAACACCGCCGAGCGCACCCGCAGCGAGGTCGACATCGCCCTGCGCTACCCCACGCCGTGGGCCGAGCAGATCCGCAGCGCCGCCGCCGCCACCGGGCTCGACGCGCCCTATGTGTTCGGCCTGATCCGGCAAGAAACCCGCTTCATGCCGCAGCTGAAGTCGCATGTCGGTGCCAGCGGCCTGATGCAGGTGATGCCGGCCACCGCGCGCTGGGTGGCCAAGAAGATCGGCATGGACTGGAGCCGGCCCGAGCTGATCACCGAGCCGCTCACCAACCTGAAGCTGGGCACCAGCTACCTGAAGCTGGTGCTCGATGACCTGGGAGGCTCGCAGGCCATGGCGGCCGCGGCCTACAACGCCGGCCCGGGCCGGCCGCGCCGCTGGCGCGAAGGCGGCACGCTCGACGCCGCCGCCTGGACCGAGAGCATCCCGTTCAACGAAACGCGCGACTATGTGAAGCGCGTGACCTCGGCCGCCGCCGTGTACGACAGCCTGCAGGGCGGCAAGCCGCCAGCGCTGCGCAGCCGCCTGGGCCAGACCATCGGCCCGCGCGAGTCCGGCGCCAACCCCGCCAACACCGAACTGCCCTGA
- a CDS encoding LysR substrate-binding domain-containing protein, with protein MRAFEAVARRLSFSAAADELFLTQSAISRQIKGLEQELGATLFNRGTRRVELTAAGEALRQAVMPALERIDRTVRQIRVAQGRRHVNLSTFASFATLWLLPRLPTFQQRHPDIDIRISASDKMTELDDPEVDLVLRYGFDDVASTPETERLFGERLTPVASPWLLAQARSGQAPPLAAAADLAGHALLEEDDHRPSAVYLSWRRWLREAGQPLLEPRRWIYLNYTHQQVQGALAGQGIALARMALVHDALARGELVEPFGPAGRVDSPAAYWLLPLPGARLRPELQAFIAWIRDEAALTRTALANPGAASDPYGSPGARSLPADASGASSP; from the coding sequence CTGCGCGCCTTCGAGGCCGTGGCGCGGCGGCTGTCGTTCAGCGCCGCGGCCGACGAGCTGTTTCTCACCCAGTCGGCCATCAGCCGCCAGATCAAGGGCCTGGAGCAGGAGCTGGGGGCCACGCTGTTCAACCGCGGCACGCGGCGGGTGGAACTCACCGCCGCCGGCGAGGCCCTGCGCCAGGCGGTGATGCCGGCGCTGGAGCGCATCGACCGCACGGTGCGGCAGATCCGCGTGGCGCAGGGGCGGCGGCATGTGAACCTGTCGACCTTTGCCTCGTTCGCCACGCTGTGGCTGCTGCCGCGCCTGCCCACCTTCCAGCAGCGCCACCCCGACATCGACATCCGCATCAGCGCCAGCGACAAGATGACCGAGCTCGACGACCCCGAGGTCGATCTGGTGCTGCGCTACGGCTTTGACGACGTGGCCAGCACGCCCGAGACCGAGCGCCTGTTCGGCGAGCGGCTCACGCCGGTGGCCAGCCCCTGGCTGCTGGCCCAGGCACGCAGCGGCCAGGCGCCGCCGCTGGCCGCCGCGGCCGATCTGGCCGGCCACGCGCTGCTGGAGGAGGACGACCACCGCCCCAGCGCCGTCTATCTGAGCTGGCGGCGCTGGCTGCGCGAGGCCGGTCAGCCGCTGCTCGAGCCGCGCCGCTGGATCTACCTGAACTACACCCACCAGCAGGTGCAGGGCGCGCTGGCCGGCCAGGGCATCGCGCTGGCGCGCATGGCCCTGGTGCATGACGCGCTGGCGCGCGGCGAGCTGGTCGAGCCCTTCGGCCCGGCCGGGCGGGTGGACAGCCCGGCCGCCTACTGGCTGCTGCCGCTGCCCGGCGCGCGGCTGCGGCCCGAGCTGCAGGCCTTCATCGCCTGGATCCGCGACGAGGCGGCGCTCACCCGCACGGCGCTGGCCAACCCCGGCGCGGCGTCCGATCCCTATGGCAGTCCGGGTGCGCGCAGCTTGCCGGCGGATGCGTCCGGCGCATCAAGCCCATGA
- a CDS encoding class I SAM-dependent methyltransferase, whose protein sequence is MTAPATPPATAAGGPGEPDSVSSPVSARVTDELSALIHKAIQAAGGWLPFDRFMALALYAPGLGYYANTSAKFGAMPGSGSDFVTAPELSPFFGRALAAQVRQGLQASGTHTVLEFGAGSGALAEQLLDALGDAVQCYQIVDLSGTLRARQAGRLARFAPRVQWLDALPEAIDGVVLGNEVLDAMPVQLLHFDGAAWFERGVVAEAAPGTEAGTGTGTGTGFAWADRPTTLRPPVEAAFVPGTVTEIHPQARAFIATLAGVLRRGLALFLDYGFPEAEYWLPQRHMGTLICHRAHRSDPDPLADVGLKDITAHVDFTGIALAGQDAGLEVAGYTSQARFLINCGLLDLLAGASVAQRAMAQKLITEHEMGELFKVIAFTRGLDLPPDQPLLGFAQGDRTHRL, encoded by the coding sequence ATGACGGCCCCGGCAACCCCGCCCGCCACCGCTGCCGGTGGCCCAGGCGAACCCGACAGTGTATCGAGCCCGGTTTCGGCGCGCGTGACGGACGAACTCTCGGCGCTGATCCACAAGGCCATTCAGGCCGCCGGTGGCTGGCTGCCCTTTGACCGCTTCATGGCGCTGGCGCTGTATGCGCCGGGCCTGGGCTACTACGCCAACACCAGTGCCAAGTTCGGCGCCATGCCGGGTTCGGGCAGCGATTTCGTCACCGCGCCCGAGCTGAGCCCGTTTTTCGGCCGCGCCCTGGCGGCCCAGGTGCGCCAGGGCCTGCAGGCCAGCGGCACGCACACGGTGCTGGAGTTCGGCGCTGGCTCGGGCGCGCTGGCCGAGCAGTTGCTGGACGCGCTGGGCGACGCGGTGCAGTGTTACCAGATCGTCGACCTGTCGGGCACGCTGCGGGCGCGCCAGGCCGGGCGGCTGGCCCGCTTTGCGCCCCGGGTGCAGTGGCTGGATGCCTTGCCCGAGGCGATCGACGGCGTGGTGCTCGGCAACGAGGTGCTCGACGCCATGCCGGTGCAGCTGCTGCACTTTGATGGCGCGGCCTGGTTCGAGCGCGGCGTGGTGGCCGAGGCTGCACCCGGCACCGAAGCCGGCACCGGCACCGGCACCGGTACCGGCTTCGCCTGGGCCGACCGGCCGACCACGCTGCGCCCGCCGGTGGAGGCGGCCTTCGTGCCCGGCACCGTCACCGAGATCCACCCGCAGGCGCGGGCCTTCATCGCCACGCTGGCCGGCGTGCTGCGGCGCGGCCTGGCGCTGTTTCTCGACTACGGCTTTCCCGAGGCCGAGTACTGGCTGCCGCAGCGCCACATGGGCACCCTGATCTGCCACCGCGCGCACCGCAGCGACCCCGATCCGCTGGCCGACGTGGGCCTGAAGGACATCACCGCGCATGTCGACTTCACCGGCATCGCGCTGGCCGGGCAGGACGCCGGGCTCGAGGTGGCCGGCTACACCTCGCAGGCCCGCTTTCTGATCAACTGCGGCCTGCTCGATCTGCTGGCCGGGGCCAGTGTGGCCCAGCGCGCGATGGCGCAAAAGCTGATCACCGAGCACGAGATGGGCGAGCTGTTCAAGGTGATCGCCTTCACGCGCGGGCTCGACCTGCCGCCCGATCAGCCGCTGCTGGGTTTTGCCCAGGGCGACCGGACGCACCGGCTGTGA